A single region of the Demequina sp. genome encodes:
- a CDS encoding cytochrome ubiquinol oxidase subunit I: MEALDLARWQFGITTVYHFILVPLTIGLSALVAIMQTAWYRTGNEKWLRLTKFYGKLLLINFALGVATGIVQEFQFGMNWSEYSRYVGDIFGAPLAMEALIAFFLESTFLGLWIFGWDKLPRGVHLATIWALAIGSTLSAYFIIAANSWMQHPVGAVFNPETGRAEMKSIVDVLTNTTALVAFPHVISTAFLVAGTFVCGIAVFWMVKKARADKTDADLPMYRTAARFGAWVMIVSGIGILITGDEQAKLMFQQQPIKMAAAEALCESEQPAAFSILSIGHLGATDCNDVKTLIKIPGFLSFLATGDWNAEVTGLNQLQPQYAERYGATDANGNEIHYQPNLLITYWSFRLMIGLAVFSAALALAVLWFTRKQRAADQRWLGGLALVSLPMPFLAASFGWIFTEMGRQPFVVAPNPTGSDQIFLLTTFGVSTAVSAGLVLTSMITFTLVYAVLGVFWFRLIHRYAVEGAPQVEPPPHPDEVDASRPLSFAY; encoded by the coding sequence ATGGAAGCGCTTGACCTTGCACGGTGGCAGTTCGGCATCACCACCGTCTATCACTTCATCCTCGTGCCGCTCACCATCGGCCTCTCGGCGCTGGTCGCCATCATGCAGACCGCCTGGTATCGCACCGGAAACGAGAAGTGGCTGCGGCTCACCAAGTTCTACGGAAAGCTCCTGCTGATCAACTTCGCGCTCGGAGTGGCGACGGGCATCGTGCAGGAGTTCCAGTTCGGCATGAACTGGTCCGAGTACTCCCGCTACGTCGGCGACATCTTTGGCGCGCCACTCGCGATGGAGGCGCTGATCGCGTTCTTCCTCGAGTCCACGTTCCTTGGCCTGTGGATCTTCGGTTGGGACAAGCTCCCGCGGGGCGTGCACCTCGCGACCATCTGGGCGCTCGCGATCGGCTCCACCCTGAGCGCCTACTTCATCATCGCCGCGAACTCGTGGATGCAGCACCCGGTCGGCGCCGTCTTTAACCCGGAGACGGGCCGCGCGGAGATGAAGAGCATCGTCGATGTGCTCACCAACACGACGGCGCTGGTCGCGTTTCCACACGTGATCTCCACCGCGTTCCTCGTGGCGGGCACGTTCGTGTGCGGCATCGCGGTGTTCTGGATGGTCAAGAAGGCACGTGCGGACAAGACCGACGCTGACTTGCCTATGTATCGCACGGCGGCCCGGTTCGGCGCGTGGGTGATGATCGTCTCGGGGATCGGCATTCTCATCACGGGTGACGAGCAGGCCAAGCTGATGTTCCAGCAGCAGCCCATCAAGATGGCGGCGGCCGAGGCGCTGTGCGAGTCGGAGCAGCCTGCCGCGTTCTCCATCCTGTCGATCGGGCACCTCGGCGCCACCGACTGCAACGACGTCAAGACTCTGATCAAGATCCCCGGCTTCCTGAGCTTCCTCGCCACCGGGGACTGGAACGCCGAGGTCACCGGCTTGAACCAGCTGCAGCCGCAGTACGCGGAGAGGTACGGCGCGACCGACGCCAACGGCAACGAGATCCACTACCAGCCCAACCTGCTGATCACGTACTGGTCGTTCCGCCTGATGATCGGGCTCGCGGTTTTCTCGGCCGCGCTCGCGCTCGCCGTGCTGTGGTTCACCCGCAAGCAGCGGGCCGCGGATCAGAGGTGGCTCGGAGGGCTGGCGCTCGTGTCACTGCCCATGCCGTTCCTCGCGGCGAGCTTTGGCTGGATCTTCACGGAGATGGGCCGCCAGCCGTTCGTGGTGGCGCCCAATCCCACCGGCTCCGACCAGATCTTCCTGCTGACCACGTTCGGCGTGTCAACGGCCGTGTCCGCCGGCCTCGTACTCACGTCGATGATCACCTTCACCCTCGTGTACGCGGTGCTTGGGGTGTTCTGGTTCCGGCTCATTCATCGCTACGCGGTGGAGGGCGCGCCGCAAGTGGAACCGCCGCCTCATCCAGACGAGGTTGACGCCTCCCGACCCCTGTCGTTCGCGTACTAG
- the rplU gene encoding 50S ribosomal protein L21, which produces MVYAIVKAGGRQEKVSVGDIVVVNRLKAEAGSSIELAPLLLVDGETVTSDAKALAKVKVTAEVIGNERGPKIDILKYKNKTGYRKRIGHRQDLTRLKVTGIK; this is translated from the coding sequence ATGGTGTACGCGATTGTGAAGGCCGGTGGCCGCCAGGAGAAGGTCTCCGTTGGCGACATCGTCGTGGTCAACCGCCTGAAGGCGGAGGCGGGCTCGTCCATCGAGCTCGCGCCGCTGCTGCTCGTCGACGGCGAGACGGTGACCTCGGACGCGAAGGCCCTCGCCAAGGTGAAGGTCACCGCTGAGGTGATCGGCAACGAGCGCGGCCCCAAGATCGACATCCTCAAGTACAAGAACAAGACCGGCTACCGCAAGCGCATCGGCCACCGTCAGGACCTGACGCGGCTGAAGGTCACGGGCATTAAGTAA
- the rpmA gene encoding 50S ribosomal protein L27 → MAHKKGASSSRNGRDSNAQYLGVKRFGGQVVSAGEIIVRQRGTHFHPGENVGRGKDDTLYALAAGAVQFGQRRGRKVVDIVVAEA, encoded by the coding sequence ATGGCACACAAAAAGGGCGCAAGCTCCTCCCGCAACGGCCGCGACTCCAACGCGCAGTACCTCGGCGTGAAGCGCTTCGGCGGCCAGGTCGTCTCCGCCGGCGAGATCATCGTTCGCCAGCGCGGCACCCACTTCCACCCCGGCGAGAACGTTGGCCGTGGCAAGGACGACACCCTGTACGCCCTCGCCGCCGGCGCGGTGCAGTTTGGGCAGCGTCGCGGCCGCAAGGTCGTCGACATCGTGGTTGCCGAAGCGTAA
- the obgE gene encoding GTPase ObgE yields MASFVDRVVLHVTAGNGGHGVASVHREKFKPLGGPDGGNGGRGGSVIVRVGSQMTTLLDYHHAPHRRAQNGAQGAGDMRHGANAPDLVLEVPNGTVVKSGEGEVLADLVGEGASYTVAAGGQGGLGNAALATTKRKAPGFALLGEPGEEASVVLELKSIADVALVGYPSAGKSSIIAAMSAVRPKIADYPFTTLVPNLGVVEAGGARFTIADVPGLIAGASEGKGLGHDFLRHIERCSVIAHVLDTATLESDRDPLRDLDVISAELRAYSGDEAISGVPLSERPQIIILNKVDVPDGRDLAAMVRPELEERGLPIFEVSAVSHEGLRELGFALARIVAEERAKAPELEAAPIVIRPRAVNDSGFTVTHVRDGAEDYFQVRGVKVERWVKQTNFTNDEAVGYLADRLAKAGVEDALFKAGAVPGSEVVIGAREGGMVFDWEPTMMAGAELLGARGSDLRIEQHERAERATRAQKREEHKERFEGRAAARRELDEERGAGHWTDPKRDDQDLEDE; encoded by the coding sequence ATGGCTTCGTTCGTCGATCGCGTGGTCCTCCACGTCACGGCCGGCAATGGCGGGCACGGGGTTGCGTCCGTTCACCGCGAGAAGTTCAAGCCCCTCGGCGGGCCCGACGGCGGCAACGGCGGGCGCGGAGGTTCCGTCATCGTTCGTGTGGGTTCGCAGATGACGACCCTGCTCGACTACCACCACGCCCCGCACCGCCGCGCGCAGAACGGCGCCCAGGGTGCAGGCGACATGCGCCACGGCGCCAACGCGCCCGACCTCGTGCTCGAGGTGCCCAACGGGACGGTGGTGAAGTCCGGCGAGGGAGAGGTGCTCGCGGACCTCGTTGGCGAGGGAGCGTCGTACACCGTGGCGGCCGGAGGCCAGGGCGGGCTCGGCAACGCCGCGCTCGCGACCACCAAGCGCAAGGCGCCCGGATTCGCGCTGCTCGGCGAGCCCGGCGAAGAGGCGTCCGTTGTTCTCGAGTTGAAGTCCATCGCCGATGTGGCGCTCGTGGGGTATCCGTCCGCGGGCAAGTCCTCGATCATCGCCGCGATGTCCGCCGTGCGCCCCAAGATCGCGGACTACCCGTTCACGACGCTCGTGCCCAACCTTGGGGTCGTTGAAGCGGGAGGCGCCCGGTTCACGATCGCCGATGTGCCAGGGCTTATCGCCGGAGCCAGCGAAGGCAAGGGCCTCGGCCACGACTTCTTGCGGCACATCGAGCGCTGCTCGGTGATCGCGCACGTGCTGGACACCGCCACGCTCGAGAGCGACCGCGACCCGCTGCGGGACCTCGACGTGATCTCCGCAGAGCTGCGCGCCTACAGCGGCGACGAGGCCATCAGCGGTGTGCCGCTCTCCGAACGCCCCCAGATCATCATCCTCAACAAGGTGGACGTTCCCGACGGCCGCGATCTCGCGGCCATGGTCCGCCCGGAGCTCGAGGAGCGCGGGCTGCCCATCTTCGAGGTGAGCGCCGTGTCTCACGAGGGGCTGCGCGAGCTTGGCTTCGCGCTCGCCCGCATCGTGGCCGAGGAGCGCGCCAAGGCGCCAGAGCTCGAGGCCGCGCCCATCGTCATCCGCCCGCGGGCCGTGAACGATTCCGGATTCACCGTCACCCACGTCCGCGACGGCGCCGAGGACTACTTCCAGGTGCGCGGCGTCAAGGTGGAGCGCTGGGTCAAGCAGACCAACTTCACGAACGACGAGGCCGTCGGCTACCTCGCGGACCGCCTCGCGAAGGCGGGCGTGGAGGACGCGTTGTTCAAGGCCGGCGCCGTTCCCGGTTCCGAGGTGGTCATCGGCGCTCGCGAGGGCGGCATGGTCTTCGACTGGGAGCCCACGATGATGGCCGGCGCCGAACTGCTCGGCGCCCGCGGCTCCGACCTGCGCATCGAGCAGCACGAGCGCGCGGAGCGCGCCACTCGCGCCCAGAAGCGCGAGGAGCACAAGGAGCGCTTCGAGGGCCGTGCGGCGGCGCGCCGCGAACTCGACGAGGAGCGCGGTGCGGGACACTGGACCGACCCCAAGCGCGACGATCAGGACCTGGAGGACGAGTGA